One Ornithodoros turicata isolate Travis unplaced genomic scaffold, ASM3712646v1 Chromosome16, whole genome shotgun sequence genomic window, ACACTCGGCACCTTTCTCTGATAAACTTCTTCACAGAGAAGCGAGGATCGCGAGTGAAACACGCTGCAGTACGTATGCTCTATAAAAGATCCTAGTGGTCGATACGTAGTGTTTTGCAGTCTATAAATGCACGTCAGTTTGTGTTTTGAAAGGTCTTTATAAAGACGAACCTGTTTTAAGCAGACCAATTTATTACAGATGCCTAACGTAAGATACTTCCAGTGCCCAAGATGCCATCACAGAGCCTTTACTCTGAACACTTTGCTGCGACACCTCCGCTCCTCTCATGGCCATGAGAGAAATTGGGTTTGCGACCTGGGACGGTGCACCAAAACATACAATTCATTATTTCGTTTTCGAAGACACCTGCTCACGAAGCACAGCAATGACCAACCGCAGTGTATAGTTTCAAACAGCCCACCACATGACTATGTTCCTCAGCATCCAGACGCTATTGATAACAGTGATGAGGATGTTACAGCTGCCATCCCTCTAGCAGCACAAGAAAGCATCCCACCAGCCCTAGAACATGCAAGCAGAAGTGATCTGCACTCAGCTCCAGAAGGAAGCAACCCTGCAAAGGAATTTTCATTGTTGCTGCTAAAGTGCAAAGAGGCAAGAAGGCTTCCAGAGTCCACCCTTAACGAGATCACCAACGACATCCTCACATTTTTTACTGATTGGGGGCCGCAGCTTTATTCAGTGCATGGTGATAATGTAGAGTCGTTTATAAACAGTGAAATAATGCAGTTAAGGACGCAAAGTGGTCGTGAACGGTTTTGTACAAGCGTGTTTCCATATGTTGAGCCTGTGACTGTGGTATTGAGTGCAGAAGGCAATGCACAGGCAAGCTTCCAGTATGTTCCAATCGTGGAGATGCTGAAACGCTACCTTGAATGGTTAGGCAGTTCACTCATGCCTGGCCTGGACGGATCTGATGAGAGTTTAAGTTCAGTGTTCGACGGATCGGCCTTTGTAAATCACGAATATTTTTCTGGGGATCGTGAGAAGTTGGTAATCCAGCTCTACACGGACGAATTTGAAGTGTGTAATCCCATTGGTGCGCAAAGGCTGAAGCACAAAATGATGGCTGTTTATTACACTTTGTTAAATGCACCACCTCACTTCAGAACACAACTTCCTCACATACATTTAGCAGTGCTATGCAAAGAGAAGCACATTGCAAAATACGGGCTAGACAAAGTGCTAGAACGGTTGCATCAAGATATTGCTCAGTTAGAAACAGAAGGGATCACAGTCAATTCAAAACATATCACGGGTACTGTCCTATGCCTCTCAGGTGACAACCTATCCAGTCACAGAATTGGTGGCTTCAAGGCAAGTTTTAGCCATGGGCACATCTGCACATCTGTCGGTTTTGTATGGCATTGCATTATGAAGCACGAAGCAAGCACAAGACACAAGACTTTGTGTTGCGTACCCCAGCACTCCACAGATTCCACTTGGACATGCTTCGAAGTGGTACTGCAACGTTGCGCCTTTATGGCGTTAAAGCTCCAAGTGCGCCACACACGAAAGGATTTCAGCCGACTGAGCATCTGCCACCTGATGTGATGCATGACCTGCATGAAGGGATCATCCCATTTTTTTGCGTCACATTGTTGCACACTTGATTTAAGAAAGATTGTTCAGCCTTGATGTGCTGAATGAACGCATAGAGCATTTTCCTTATGACCAATGTGACAAGAGGAACAGACCTGAGCCTATCTTCAAGCAACTTTTGTGTAGTGGCGGAGTGATAAGGGGCACCGCATCACAGGGGTTTTGCCTTTTTAGACATTTAGCATTGTACATTGGGGACTGTGTACCACCTGACAATGAGGTGTGGCAGCTATACATAACATTTCGTGAGGTAGTGGACATTATTATGAGCAGGCGCATACCGCGCATGTATGTTCCTTATCTGGAGCGCTGcatatattttttcttcaaGGTTTTGCAACACACTTTCCGCAAGTGTCTCCTCCTTGCAAGATGCATTATCTTGTGCACTATGCACGATTCATCAATATGTATGGTCCTTTCGTAGACATCTGGTGCATGCGTTTTGAAGGCAAACACCAATATTTCAAGGATATTGCTAGAAAAATTCATAACTTCAAGAATGTAGCATATTCATTAGCAAAAAGACATCAATTGTACCAGATGTATGTGTGGCCAAAGAGTTTCATGAGGGATGTAATCTCCACTTATGGTTCAAGGGAAGTCTTACTTCGGCACACTCCGGAGCAAATCAGAAACTATTTTTCTGACCACAACGTCGTTGTCGACACAGTGATATATGCAAAAAGTGCTACAGTTCATGGGCTTACGGTAACAGCAAACAGTGTAATTGTGAAGGAGATCCCAGATGATGACTTTCCAGTGTTCGCACAACTCTTAGGAATATATGTGTTGAACTCGGACACCCTTTTTCTCATGCAGCACTTAACCACCATTGAATTTGACAGCCACTTCCACGTGTTTGTTGTAAAAAGTAACGCAGAAAGAACTGTCTCAAAAGATGTCGGGAGGTTTTCAGCTGATGTATTGAATGTTCACAGACTGTCAGATGGCAGGCAGGTTGTTAATCCTCGTCATGCACTCATATAATACACATCAATCATTTTTTCTTATGCATGTTAATTTTTTGCAATACCTTGGAACATTTAGCCTGTGTAATAGAGCCTGCATGTAccacctccaaatacaccctctgttacaccctcatcacaccctcctgacaatgtctcataaaagggtgtatttcaccatagttacaccctcTAACATTTTCAAGTCAGggttctagggtgtaaaataggtgtattacatgagaatacacctattttacacctttaagggtgtgaaaatatttagagtgtatgacACCACATGGCGGTACGGTATTGTTCGAGACTTGTATGCAATGGGACTTCGCGGTCGCATGCTGCGCTGTATTTTGAACTTTTGAACTTCCTCGAAGGGAGAACCTTCAGAGTCCAGGTGGGAACAACATCCAGTTTTTCCCACCATTtgtacaggagaatggtgtcccacaggggtcAGTTCTAAGTGTCACGCTCTTTATCGTGAAAATGAACTCAATAGCAAAAGTAATTCCTCCTTCAATTAAGTACTCGTTGTACGTTGATGACGTGCAGATTTCTTATTGCTCTTCAAATGTGTCTGCATGCGAGCGCCAGCTTCAGCTGGCAATCAACAGGTTAGTGAAGTGGTCAAATGAAAATGGCTTTCAGTTCTCTCCTGAAAAAGACTGTCTGTGTCCACTTTTCGAGGCTCCAGGGAGTTTTCCCTGAGCCAGCTTTGAAGTTGCGCAGCCACCCAATTAATGTACAGCCTGAGCACAAATTTCTCAGGCCCATCTTTGACAAAAAACTGACATTTCTGCCACACATGAAACAACTCAAGAATAAGTGTATTAAATCCCTTAGCATTCTAAAGGTACTTTCAcaccggtcctggggagcagatcgcgAAGTACTGAACCGCATCTACATCTCCCCTGTCCTTTCTAGATTGGACTATGGATGCGCTGTGTATGGGTCGGCTCGAACAACTGCTTTGGAGATACTTGATCCGATACATCACCAGGGACTACGCTTAGTCCTTGGTGCATTCATAACATCGCCAGCGGAGAGTTTGTATGTCGAGTCGAACCACTGGTCACTCGCAAGACGGAGGTTTTTTCTTAGTGccacatatacatacatacatacatacatacatacatacgtctTTATTTCCATCAGAAAGATGGGAGGAGACGAGGCTAAAAGCTTCGCAGCTTGAGAGGTGCCTCGACTCTTCTACAGTAACAGCAACTGCAAGGGCCATAGAAATTCAGTGTAAATTCAAGACAGGAAAGATAACAGTAAAACAGGAAGGAGAAAAATGAAAACGTGGTAACACTGCATTAATCAATTAGGCACAGAACACTGGTTACTACAATAAGGCACACCAACAGCAATACCGCACTGTAGCttgaaaacagaaaagaaaagcgtACATCGCTTTATAAAGACAGCTGCACATATCAGGATGGCAAAAGCATCATCGGGATATTGTGTAcgcgaaacaaaacaaacacataTCAAAAAGGGGTAATGATATTGTGGAACAAAAATTGTTTTAATTCACGAAAGGACATCGGAAATAAGTCGCCGTTATGAAGGCTTAAGTGATTTAAGAGACGTGGGATAGCCGCCTCAAGTCTTTGACGTCCGTAATTTGTCCTAGAGAATGGTTCAGAGAACAGGTCACTGGTACGAAGAGTGTACTGTTTAGTATTGTTGCGCACCAGTGCTTGCGTAAACAATTCACTGGGAAGTTTTAAAAATTGTTTGTATGTTAGTGCTAAGCGAAAGGGATACTGCTGGAAGATTGGTAAGACGTTATATTTCGGAAAAAGAGGCTGTGCGGGTGAGTCATACGGCGCCGCATCAATGAAACGGAGAGCCCTTTTTTGAAGAGTAAATAACCTTTGCAAAGACGTGTTGGACGCCGACCCTCATACAAGATTACAGTAGGTTAAGCGGGAATGGATTAGTGCCTGATAAAGTAGACGTTTGCACCATGGTGGGAGTAACGACTTGTATCTGTTGAGCGAACCGAGTGTCCGACTAATCTGAGAAGCGACATCAGAAATATGGTCGGACCACAAGAGATTGCTATCAAATGtgacgtgatgatgatgatatgtgATATGATTACGTGATATGATTTTTGTGCAGTCTGTGAACCTGACCTTGGAATCTCCGAGAAATAGATCCCGGCCAAGATCAACACGTTGCCCACGTGGTGCAAACGGCATAGCAACCGTTTTATGAGTGTTGATTGTTAGATGGTTAAGAGAGGCACAGGTAATAATTTCCTGTAACCCAAGGTCGGCAGATTGATAAACATCATCGCGTGTTTTCCCTGCAACGAGGAGAGAGACATCGTCGGCGTAAAGCACTATCCCCGGGTGAAGTGTTGTGATATCATTTATGAAAACTAAGAACAGTAGGGGGCCTAGAATGCTTCCCTGTGGCACCCCTGTCTTTATGCGGAGCGGACTGGAAACATCAGAATGACTTAACCAAACGAACTGACTGCGACCGGATAGGTAAGATTGAAAAAACAGAAGGAACCGAGCCGCGGACACCATAGTCTTTTAACTTGGAAAGGAGGAGACTATGATTAATGGTGTCGAACGCCTTGGAAAAATCTATATACAGGCCTAAGGTGGTGTTTTTACGTTCGAAATTACGTAGAATAAACTCTTTATGTCGAATAAGTGCATGTTGTGTTCATTTGTTTTGTCTGAAACCGTACTGCCGGGGGGACAGAATGCCGTTCTTTTCAAGGAAGCAGGTTAGTCTTTTGTAGATTACCTTCTCGATAACCTTTGAAAAATGGGGCAGGATGGAAATAGGCTTATAGTTGGAAAGTTTGTTGCGATCGCCTTTTTTGAATATGGGCACGACCTTCGCAATTTTCAACTGAGCAGGAAATCTGCTCCGCTGGATACTTATGTTAATAATGGAAGTGAGCAAAGGCGCAATAACATATGCCACGTGCTTTATGCTCTTCAGGTCCAATCCAAAATGGCTCACTATATGCACTATATGCACTCAATACAAGCAACAATTTTTGAATAAACCGTCACAATCACTTCCTTTTTGTATGCGCATCTCTCAGGAAGTTAAACGATGCAACTTTGCTGAATGCGATTACAAGGTCATGGAATTTAACCAAAGGCTGCCTCAATGGCAACCACCTCCAAGTTTCAACAAGTCACTAACAAAATTCAAGAAATCTGACACTTCACAGGCTGTTTTGTTACAAGAATTCCTTCATCTTAGAGAAAGCTTCAGCAAGCACACAGAATTTTACACTGACGGTTCAAAAACCAGCACAGGGGTTTCGTGCGCCATGGTTACGAGTTCACACACAAGCTCACACCGTCTCAGAACCAGCATGTCCATTTTTAGCGCAGAAATGTATGCGATAATTTTAGCACTCCAGTACATATTGCACAATGAAATTACATCATCTGTAGTATATACAGATTCTCTGAGCTCACTGCAAGCTATTTGCAACTTGCACCGAACTAAGGACTTGCTTGTTCACCATGCGAGGTGTTTATCGAGTATGATCTCGGAGAGGTCTTACAACCTgatgttctgctgggtacccagccctGTCGGGATACCTGGTAATGAGAGAGCTGATAGTGTTGCCACAAGTGCACTAACTGAAGATATAACCCCTCTTGAGGCCCCGATCCAGGATATTAGACGGGCATTAGGAAACGTCATCAATGACCAGTGGCAGATACTTTGGGACACGCAGGATAAAAATAAGTTACATTCTGTCAAGCCTAATCTCGGGAGAAACTCATCTCCACTTCCAAACCGTCTTACATGTCCATCCTATGAAGATGTTCGTCGACACCACTTCTATCGATTTTACAGATATTGTTTACCGTTTCACCCGgcccttttgctgggtgattACGCTGAAGTACCTTTTACAGCTGTGCATGAATATTTCAAGGACATCCAGCTAATTGGTCTCTTGTGATCTCATACTGTTATTTTAGTGATTTTATCAGTTATCAGTTATTTTATTATATGCGGTAACTGTCTCCGGTAGTTCTTAAATAATCGTCTCTGATTTTACTTTTGCCATTGTACATACCATTGCTTGGCACTCCATAGCCTTggtagcttttgcgccaataaacccTAATTATCATCATTTTTTGGTCATGACCtctcctggcttttggtctatcTTCAAAGCAGAACATGAACCAGCACCAACATACTTTGTTCCATCCCCATTCGCTCCTCTCTCTATCCGGTGCAGCACACCTGCATCAAGGCACACGCCTAATCCACTGTCAGGGCTGGGCAGTAGTAGAAGGGCAGAGATATGCAGAACCAAAGAGCATGGTGACCATCATTCCCCACCGCTGTAgataggaaggtatttggagcaagagcgttcgcgccaaggaggagcacgcaccaagaccgccccgcgcgtttcccggccgcgcgtcgcgtagagaggggtttccttctcgcatTTGAACATGCgtgaacatgcaaaatacatcttattccctttccacatcttttaatacatccccgagcggggagttttaatcgtcatttaccaacgatcaactcacctatcaactttctacacaaaatgggagctgcatggaagcttttcactcgatgttttggaaaggaatatgatgatgagcgggagacggcggacgagaaaaaatggcgacttaaacaagaaatatatgaagcaaaagcagaagctgtgaggaggttcctcgcacacgagcgtcttatagaaatgaagcgtcgttccgcgaaaagtcaagacgatcaaatcgattggtgagatgtacaataaatccatttctcacaccatcacttattcattgtctcatttacttttgcatcgtgatgtctgacgcaggtcgatttgcttttatccaccctgcaagggttattatttgcggtccttcaatgtcgggtaaaacctatctcATTCGTAACATTTTAAGAAATCTTACAGTATTCACTGTAGTCCCAGAGCAAATCTTTTACGTTAGCAAATATGATGCGacctggcaaaatgaattcgcaaatgatgttacattccagaaagagctaccaaagacatgggatgagagcgtgcctactttgattatagtcgacgatctcatgactcagaagaatgtgatgcaagaaatggttcatctctatacgagagcatcacatcataagaacgcatccattgtttttctttgtcagtacttatttcacaacgacgtcaactatagaacattatctcacaatagcacatatataatattatttaataatttaaggtcACGTACGCAGCTGGAACTTTTAGGACGCCAGATCTTCGGCAAAGCTCAATTACCATACTTTATCAGTGCATTTGAGCAGGCAACAGcgaaaccatttggttatctagtgattgacctacaccctctgacgcagtctcaatttcgtctgcgaacaggcattactggaaacgttcgacagtttgttttcttgccaaaatgaaaactctgcgtcatcatttaacttttCTAAAAGTCCTTGCAACATGTACACCTAAAGAGCGCGATGAGATTTTAAAGGAGGCGCCACCTCATAGCATAGAAGCTCTTTCTGAAGTctgtaagaatatattgaatggtaatattaagctaccgcccagattgttcaaagagctggaaaagtataaacacaccattcgatacattgcatataaaacgctgcacaaatcaccaaaaagactaagatccttcctctatcgtcagaggggtggattagtgccactaatccccttattactcacgggattaaccagtgtgc contains:
- the LOC135372665 gene encoding uncharacterized protein LOC135372665, producing MNIAWCEERRSRGGPFAEDAVRWRAITAHPDAIDNSDEDVTAAIPLAAQESIPPALEHASRSDLHSAPEGSNPAKEFSLLLLKCKEARRLPESTLNEITNDILTFFTDWGPQLYSVHGDNVESFINSEIMQLRTQSGRERFCTSVFPYVEPVTVVLSAEGNAQASFQYVPIVEMLKRYLEWLGSSLMPGLDGSDESLSSVFDGSAFVNHEYFSGDREKLVIQLYTDEFEVCNPIGAQRLKHKMMAVYYTLLNAPPHFRTQLPHIHLAVLCKEKHIAKYGLDKVLERLHQDIAQLETEGITVNSKHITGTVLCLSGDNLSSHRIGGFKHSTDSTWTCFEVVLQRCAFMALKLQVRHTRKDFSRLSICHLM